From Granulimonas faecalis:
CTGCGCCTCATCCTCAAGGACGAGTCCTTGGCCGACGACGACGCCATCCGCGCCCTCGACGGCATCCCCAACGTGGCCCACGGGTCGGGCCAGTACCAGATCCTCGTGGGCATCAACGTGCCCAAGCTCTACGAGCGGTTCCAGCCGCTGGTGACGGGCGGCGCCGCCGAGACGGCCGCGGCCGTCGACGAGGGCGGCAGCCCCGTCACCAATGTGTTCAGCGCCATCTCGGCGATCTTCTCGCCGCTTCTGGCCCCCCTGGCCGGCTCCGGCGTGCTCCGCGGCCTCCTGATCCTGTGCACCCAGCTGGGGTGGATCGCGGAGGGCTCGAGCACCTACACGATCCTCTACTCCGCGTCGATGGCCGTGTTCTACTTCCTCCCTGTGCTCCTCGCCGTGAGCGCGGCCAAGCGCTTCGGCGCCAACCCCTACATCTCGGCCCTCATCGGCGCGGCCCTCATCTACCCGGACTTCCTGGGCCTCATGGGCGACGTGGGCAACGGCGCCATGGGCGACTTCTTCGGCATCCCCGTCGTGCTCATGAACTACAGCTCCACCGTCATCCCCATCATCCTGGCCATCTGGGTCTACAGCCACCTCTTCAAGCTTCTCGACTCCAAGGTGCCGGAGGACCTGCAGCTCGTCGTCACGCCCCTCGTGTCGCTCGTCGTGATGGTCCCCCTGACCATGATCGTGATCGGCCCCATCGGCGTGTACGGCGGCGAGGTCATCGCCGCGGGCGTCAACTGGCTCCTCGGTGTGTCCGGCATGGTCGCCGGCGCCGTGGTGGGCGGCGGCTGGTCGGTGCTCGTCTCCGTGGGCATGCACTGGGCCGTGAACCCCATCATGATCAACAACATCGCGCAGAATGGCATGGACTACATCTGCCCCATGACCTTCGCCTGCAACTTCGCCGTCATCGGCGTCGCCCTCGGCGTCTTCCTCAAGGCCAAGGACCGCGACGTGAAGAGTTTTCCCTCACCGGCGTGATCACCATCGTGCTCTCCGCCATCATCGAGCCCACGCTCTTCGGCCTGCTTGTGAAGAACAAGCGCCTCTTCCTGGCCCAGATAGTCGCGGGCGCCGTGGGCGGCGCGGTCCTCGGCCTCCTGCAGGTGCACACCACCGCCTTCGTGTTCGGCTCCGTGGTGACCTTCCCCGCCTTCATCTCGGCCGACATGATGAACTTCGTGAACGCCATGATCGGCCTCGGCATCTCCACCGTGCTCGGGGCGGTGCTCGGGTACGCCTTCTGCAAGAAGGACGAGAAGCTGGTGTAGCGACCGTCCGGGTGCCCGTCCCGCAGGGCGGGCACCCCATTTTTCAGAGAGGAGAGGCCATGGGTCTCTTTGACAGGTTCAAGAAAGGGCCGGCGAGGCCCGACGCGGTGCCGTGCCACTGGGAGCCCCTGACTGTGCTCTCGCCGGTCGACGGTGAGGCGGTCGCTCTCGCGGACGTCCCCGACGACGCGTTCTCCCAGGGGCTCCTGGGGCAGGGGCTCGCCGTGAGGCCGAGCGGGCGGACGGTCTTCTCGCCCGTGGACGGCACTGTGGCCGCCCTGGTGGGCTCCGGCCACGCCGTCGGGCTCGAGACGGCAGACGGCACGGAGGTCCTCGTGCATGTGGGCGTGGACACCGTGGCCATGGAGGGGGAGGGCTTCACGGCCTACGTCTCCCAGGGCGATGCCGTGAGGGCGGGGCAGCCGCTGCTGGGGTTCGACCCCGACGCCATCGCGGCGGCCGGCCATCCCGACGAGGTGATGGTGCTCGTCTCCAACTCCGCCGAGTACGGCGCCGTCACGCCGGTGGCCCCGGGCCCTGTCAGGGCAGGGGAGCGGGTCGTCGCCCTCGTCCGGTAGCCCGGGTCGGGCCGATAAGAGAGGCGGGACCCCCGCCCCGGAAGGGGAGGGGGTCCCGCCTTTTTCTCCCGATGCCGGGTTCTCTACGCCTCTTCGAAGGCCGCGCAGACAGCGTCCAGGATCACGCTCGCGATCATCTGGGCGCGGTTGCTCGTGAAGCTGCCGTCGTACTCGTTGGCGTCGGCCGGCAGCTGGATGCGCACGTAGGGCGGGCGGTGCCGGCTGGCGGCCAGGGAGGTGCGCAGGCGCCGCGGGAGGTCGTCGCCGCAGCGGTCCACGTGCACGGAGGTCACGCCCGGCTGGGCCTCCGGGTCGTCGCAGACGAGCTCGAGGATGGCGGTCACATCCCCGGGCACCTCGTCGAGGCTGTTGTAGAGGGCGAGGCCGGAGTCCTCGCTCGTGGCGCTCGCGAGGTTCCAGATGCGGCCGGCCACCGTGCGGGCGATGGGCCCGTCGGCGAACAGGGCCAGGTCGTTGTCCTCGAGCACGGAGGCCGCCCGGGCGAAGCCGATGCCCGCCTGGGGCACCGGCCCCTGGGCCTCCTTGCCGCCCCACACGTGGTAGAGGCGCCAGATGGCCTGGAACGTGTCCTGGAAGCACATGCCGTCGGCCAGCATGCCCACGTTGTCCTGGAACTGCTTGACAGCCGCCTCGGTGTGGGCGCCGAAGCAGCCGTCGATCTCCCCGCAGGAGAAGCCGAGGATGGACAGCGCGTTCTGCATGGTGCGGACGTCGTTGCCCTTGAAGTTGGGCAGGCGCAGGTAGAGGGTGCGGTCGCCCATGTGGTAACCCTCGTCCACGAGGGACGACCACATGGTGGCGTCGACGTCGCGCCCGGCCTCGAGGCCGTGGGCACGGCGGAAGGCCAGGACCGCCTCGGCGGTGGAGGGGCCGAAGCGCTCGGCATCGCGCTCGTCGGGGGCGATGGCGTAGCCGAGGGAGACGAGACGGTCCTGCACGTCCTCCACGGCGATGCCGTCCATCCCTTCCTTGATTGGATCCATGGTGCTCCTTTTTGTACAGGTGGTGCGTGGTGCGGTGCCCGGGCGGGCCGGGCGGTGTCAGGCGGTGCGGGAGACGAAGAACGAGGGCATGGCCAGGAGGGCGTCGAGGGCCTCGCCGGGCACGAGCCCCGCGTCCTCGAGGCGCGTGGCGGCGCGGTCCGCGAGGTCCGCGGCATAGGCGCGGGCGTGGTCCACGGCGCCGGTGGCCTCGAGGATGGAGACGGCGCGTGAGAGACCTGCGGGGTCGGACGTGCCCGACTCGAGGATCCGCCGGAGCTCGGAGGCCTGCTCGGCCGTGCCGTGCCCCAGGGCCCAGCAGACCATGAGGGTGCGCTTGCCCTCGGTGATGTCGCTCCGGAAGTCCTTTCCCTGGGCGGCGGGGTCGCCGACGACGTTGAGGACGTCGTCTTGGATCTGGAAGGCGAGCCCGGCGTCGAGGCCGAAGGAGCGCAGGGCGTCCACCTGGGCCGACGGGGCCCCGGCCACCATGGCGCCCAGGGCCAGCGGCGAGGCGGCCGAGTAGTGCGCCGTCTTGAGGGTGGCCATGGCCAGGTAGTCCTCGCAGGTCACGTCCCAGCGGCCGTCGCGGGCCCAGCCGAGGTCGAGGGCCTGGCCCTCGACGGTGCGCATCATCATCTCGCAGAGCTCCACCATGACGGCGTGGCGGCAGGCGGCGGGCACGCGCGTGTCGTCGGCCACGCAGGCGAAGCTCTCCACGAGGGAGAGGTCGCCGGCGTTGATCGCCAGCCCATCCCCTTCGGAGCGGTGCAGGCAGGGGACACCGCGGCGGGTCTCGGACTCGTCGGCGATGTCGTCGTGGATGAGCGCCGCGCTCTGGAAGTGCTCCACGGCCGCCGCCACGGGCATGGCCGCCGACTCGTCGCCGCCGGTGACGGCGCAGCCCATGAGCACGAGGGCCGGACGGATGCGCTTGCCGCCGTGGGCCGAGAAGTCCTGGAGGGGGCGGTAGAGGTAGCGGCGCAGGTCGTCGGTGGGGACGAGCGCGTAGGCGGCCGCGAGCTCGGCGTCCACGGCGTCGCGGCGCGCGGCCACGTAGTCGGGGAACGCCTGGGGCACGGCCGCGGACGGGGAGGCGGGCGCCACGTCAGGCACCGAGCCCGTCGGGGTTCTTGGACTGCCAGTTCCAGGAGTCGCGGCACATGTCGGCGAGGTCGTAGCGGGCCTTCCAGCCCATCTCGCGCCCGGCCTTGGCGCAGTCGGCGTAGTTCTCGGCGACGTCGCCGGCGCGGCGGGCCTCCACGACGTAGGGGATCTCGTGGCCGCAGGCCTCGGAGAAGCACTTGACGACGTCGAGCACAGAGGAGCCCACGCCGGTGCCCAGGTTGAACACCTCGACGCCGCATCGCCCGTTCATCCAGGCGAGGGCGGCCACATGGCCGGCGGCCAGGTCGCACACGTGGATGTAGTCGCGCACGCCGGTGCCGTCGGGGGTGGGGTAGTCGTCGCCGAAGACATGGACGGCCTCGCGTTTGCCCACAGCGGTCTGGGCCACGTAGGGCACGAGGTTGTTGGGGATGCCCTTGGGGTCCTCGCCGATGAGGCCGGAGGGGTGGGCGCCGATGGGGTTGAAGTAGCGGAGCAGCACGACGTCCCACTCGGGGTCGGCCACGGTGAGGTCGGTGAGGACCTGCTCGATCATCCACTTGGTCCAGCCGTAGGGGTTGGTGGCCGGCTTCTTGGGGGAGTCCTCGGTGAGGGGCAGGGCGTCGGGGTCGCCGTAGACGGTGGCCGAGCTGGAGAAGATGATGGCCTTGCAGCCGGCCTCGCGCATGACCTCGCAGAGGGTGAGGGTGCCGCCGATGTTGTTGCTGTAGTACTCGAGCGGCTTCTCGACGGACTCGCCGACGGCCTTGAAGCCGGCGAAGTGGATCACGCGGTCGACGTCGTGGCGCGCGAAGACCTCCTCGAGGGCGGCGCGGTCGCAGATGTCCACCTCGTGGAAGGTGCAGCGGGAGAAGGCCTCGTCGCCCACGATCCGGTGGATGCGGTCGAGGACGCGGGGGCTGGAGTTGGAGAGGTCGTCCACGATCACGACGTGGTAGCCGTTCTCGAGCAGGTCGACGACGGTGTGGCTGCCGATGAAGCCGGCGCCTCCGGTGACGAGGACGCAGGTGTCCTCAGGCTTCTTGGAATCCATGGTTCTCCTCGCAACAAGAGACTTGAACGTGCACCCCACCATAAGGCCAATGGGCCGGCCTCCGAATGGAGACCGGCCCATTTGCGGGAGAAAACCGTATGGGTGAGCGCTCTACACGAGGCCTGCCGCCTTCATGGACACCGACCCGATGTAGTTGACGGGGTTGGAGAAGTTGGGCTGGAAGAGCAGGTCCACCTGGGCCAGCTGCTCCACCGTCATCTTGTTGGCAATGGCGATGGA
This genomic window contains:
- a CDS encoding PTS transporter subunit EIIC; this encodes MDYKVTAERILEYVGGPENVANVSHCATRLRLILKDESLADDDAIRALDGIPNVAHGSGQYQILVGINVPKLYERFQPLVTGGAAETAAAVDEGGSPVTNVFSAISAIFSPLLAPLAGSGVLRGLLILCTQLGWIAEGSSTYTILYSASMAVFYFLPVLLAVSAAKRFGANPYISALIGAALIYPDFLGLMGDVGNGAMGDFFGIPVVLMNYSSTVIPIILAIWVYSHLFKLLDSKVPEDLQLVVTPLVSLVVMVPLTMIVIGPIGVYGGEVIAAGVNWLLGVSGMVAGAVVGGGWSVLVSVGMHWAVNPIMINNIAQNGMDYICPMTFACNFAVIGVALGVFLKAKDRDVKSFPSPA
- a CDS encoding PTS sugar transporter subunit IIA is translated as MGLFDRFKKGPARPDAVPCHWEPLTVLSPVDGEAVALADVPDDAFSQGLLGQGLAVRPSGRTVFSPVDGTVAALVGSGHAVGLETADGTEVLVHVGVDTVAMEGEGFTAYVSQGDAVRAGQPLLGFDPDAIAAAGHPDEVMVLVSNSAEYGAVTPVAPGPVRAGERVVALVR
- a CDS encoding peptidoglycan-binding domain-containing protein, yielding MDPIKEGMDGIAVEDVQDRLVSLGYAIAPDERDAERFGPSTAEAVLAFRRAHGLEAGRDVDATMWSSLVDEGYHMGDRTLYLRLPNFKGNDVRTMQNALSILGFSCGEIDGCFGAHTEAAVKQFQDNVGMLADGMCFQDTFQAIWRLYHVWGGKEAQGPVPQAGIGFARAASVLEDNDLALFADGPIARTVAGRIWNLASATSEDSGLALYNSLDEVPGDVTAILELVCDDPEAQPGVTSVHVDRCGDDLPRRLRTSLAASRHRPPYVRIQLPADANEYDGSFTSNRAQMIASVILDAVCAAFEEA
- a CDS encoding polyprenyl synthetase family protein, producing the protein MAPASPSAAVPQAFPDYVAARRDAVDAELAAAYALVPTDDLRRYLYRPLQDFSAHGGKRIRPALVLMGCAVTGGDESAAMPVAAAVEHFQSAALIHDDIADESETRRGVPCLHRSEGDGLAINAGDLSLVESFACVADDTRVPAACRHAVMVELCEMMMRTVEGQALDLGWARDGRWDVTCEDYLAMATLKTAHYSAASPLALGAMVAGAPSAQVDALRSFGLDAGLAFQIQDDVLNVVGDPAAQGKDFRSDITEGKRTLMVCWALGHGTAEQASELRRILESGTSDPAGLSRAVSILEATGAVDHARAYAADLADRAATRLEDAGLVPGEALDALLAMPSFFVSRTA
- the galE gene encoding UDP-glucose 4-epimerase GalE; its protein translation is MDSKKPEDTCVLVTGGAGFIGSHTVVDLLENGYHVVIVDDLSNSSPRVLDRIHRIVGDEAFSRCTFHEVDICDRAALEEVFARHDVDRVIHFAGFKAVGESVEKPLEYYSNNIGGTLTLCEVMREAGCKAIIFSSSATVYGDPDALPLTEDSPKKPATNPYGWTKWMIEQVLTDLTVADPEWDVVLLRYFNPIGAHPSGLIGEDPKGIPNNLVPYVAQTAVGKREAVHVFGDDYPTPDGTGVRDYIHVCDLAAGHVAALAWMNGRCGVEVFNLGTGVGSSVLDVVKCFSEACGHEIPYVVEARRAGDVAENYADCAKAGREMGWKARYDLADMCRDSWNWQSKNPDGLGA